The nucleotide sequence aatttagtattaaagaaataaatgatgtgtttaaattaagattaataaatGTTATGGTCAAAGACCAAggtgatatttatttttttaatatgagaaaattggttaaaaaataattttattaacatAAAAGTTGGTGCCTAGAAGtatgatattatttatatctaatcctatttatttttatttattaattcaattatttgattttaaatctctacttaatttctatataatttttgaaataataaattcacattataatttttttattgattttttttatatatcaaagCACATGTACACTTACTAGTAACTAAAAAAATCCCCGAAAAAAAAACCAGTATAAAAACAATGCAAAACtcttaaccaaaaaaaaaaaaaggaaattaaaaaacaaaagaaggatcttgggagaaaaaaaaataaaaatgaaagagttAGAACCTTTTTGTTATGAGTTTGAATTTTACCCAAAAATTCACTCGAGACAGAAAGAGAGCGTGGGGAGAAATAAGTAGCAGGAATTAGAGAGAAATTCCTAGAGAATGAGAGGGAGATACCGTTTTTGAGGAAATAAAGTAGGATAGTGATatccaaaatagtttttgtttctaatttcaGAAATATTTGTATTCTTTTAACTAAATATCTCAAGAAACACGTGGGAGGAAAATGAATTCTCAATTCAGCCAGCATTCAATttcccaaatttattttataattaagaaaaaaatgatggcGTCTACCGCCGTCAGCTTTTCCAGTCACCGTCCCACACCTGCCTCAACCACGAATTACCCTAAACCCATCCCCACAAACACCATCTCTCTCCCCAATTCACAAGCCAATCGAGCCGCCTCCGACTCCGACCCTCCGAAATTCAAGGGCAGCCCCCAGCTGAATCGATGGTCCAGGGCCCGAGCCATACGTTCCGGCCGGAAATTAGAGCGACAGGGTCAGCGTTCGCAGGTGGTGGAGATGAACTCTCGTGTTCAGCCTAAGGAGAGCGTGTCGTCTCCCCCGACTTCGGCGTCTGGGGCTCCCGGCAACGATGACGGAGAGGTGAGGACAGGGAAGTCGATATACATGGTGTCTGACGGCACTGGATGGACGGTGGAGCATGCCGTTAACGCCGCGTTGGGGCAGTTCGAACACTGCTTGGTCGATCGTGGCTGTCCCGTAAATACGCATCTGTTCTCCGGGGTGAATATGTCTTTTCATTAAATTACTTGGTTATTTTAGCTTATAATTTTATGTACTTGTAGAAATTTCTGAATTTTCATCTTACATCACGTTTGGAGAGGTGcctttttaagtaatttcttagatttttaaaaataattttcaaaaaataagaaaatgtctTCCAACATTTGTCTACTTTCAAACTTAGAATCAAAATCACTCTCATAAGCATTCTTAATTGGTAATGATTTAAACAATTACTCGCATACTCGAAATTGTATGTCAAAAAGGCAACTTTTAAGTACGGTAACAAAATGCCATGTATTTAAAACATCTTATTTCACTAAACTTTTGCCCCATTTCTTATTGTTTTCTATGTGGATGTCATGTCATGTATTTGCATCATCAACCATTGAAATTTCACCACACATTTTCAATGGTCCAGATCACATGTTTGATATGGTATCATTTCAGCATCatgacattttaatattttatatatattagtataAGTATTAGTATTATGTTGCTAATAAGAATACGAAAAATATGATCATGCTACCTACAAATTGCTTTCAACTGAAACTTTTGATTCAATCAGTGTGTTCCTTTAGAAGCTCTTTCAATACCCTGCTAAACGATGTACTTAAAACAGTTAAAACAGAGCCTTCTATCATTAGTTTCATCTTCTTCGTTTTTTAATCTATGTTTTCATCACTTTTCACATGTCAAAGAGAAAGTTTGATATATGGGGCTTTcgaaaaatattggaaaaaaaaggagattCTGGATTGGATTCTGTTGTATAGGGCTGCTGGAGTTTTGGTCTTAGAACTCTTGCATTAAAATGGATGATTTGAGTATATTTGATGGTCATCTATGCTTGCTAGATTGATGATGTAGAGCCGTTGGTGGAGATAGTAAAGCAAGCAGCTAAAGAAGGTGCAATGCTTGTTTACACTTTAGCTGACCCTTCAATGGCAGAATCTGCCAGACAAGCCTGCAAGCTTTGGGGCATACCATCCACTGATGTACTTGGCCCAATTACTGAGGCCGTTGCTTCCCATCTAGGTGTATCACCATCTGGCCTTCCTCGTGGGGCGCCAGGCAGGAAGTTCCCCTTGAGTGATGAGTACTTCAAGCGAATTGAAGCGATAGAATTTACCATCAAGCAAGATGATGGAGCCCTACCCCAGAACCTGCACAAGGCTGAACTTGTTCTTGCTGGAGTCTCTCGTACAGGGAAGACACCCTTATCAATTTATCTGGCACAGAAAGGATACAAAGTGGCAAATGTGCCTATTGTGATTGGTGTAGAATTGCCCAACACTCTGTTTGAGGTAGAGCCAGAGAAGGTTTTTGGTTTGACCATAAATCCTGTTGTCTTACATACAATCAGAAAAGCGAGGGCAAAGAGTCTGGGCTTCTGTGAAGAAATAAGGACTAACTACTCGGAGATGGACCATGTGAGAGCAGAGTTGGAATTTGCTGGCAAGATTTTTGCACAAAATCCCGCCTGGCCTGTAATCGGTGAGAGATTAGCATGTCatgtttttcttatttgcaTTTGGTTTCTACCTCATCTTCTCAACTTCGATTTCCAAACTTGAAGCTTAAAACagttaagaaaaagaagaggatgCTGAAAAATGATGAACAGCATAGTAAATTGTTGCCTGGTTTAATATCGTCATATTGTTACATGCTGTGGTTGCAGAAGTGACAGGAAAAGCAATTGAAGAAACTGCAGCAGTTGTATTGAGGCTTTACCATGACCGGAAGCATAAGTGCTCAATGCCAAGAATCTCGAAACGGTACTAGAGATGGCTAATGGTGGTTCTTGTGCATACTGAATAAAATGCTGGCAGAATGGTTGAGAGCCTATTTCAAGTCAAATCACAGGTTGTAACATATGAGAAGTATAGTTTCCATAGAAGATGATCCTGCTAAATCATTACAATCACTTGAGAGGTGAAATCTGACCAATAAGTGTATCTCATTTTAACTGTTACATTAATATACTTGTCTTCTTTTGTTCTTCCCCCTTCTTGATGGCCATACTATATATCAATAGAATAAAACCATTTGGTTGGTTCTACTGAAATGAAGGCTTTTGTTTGTACAACTGAGTGATATATGCATTTACTTGATCATACAAAATGTACTTAGGAAGATCACTATATATCACTTCTCATGTTGGCTGTTCAAAAgcttcattttcatcttcttgcTAGCCTCGCATTCTAATTTTTTTGGGAAGAGCCATCTAATGTTTGCTTTCTGAGGTTAGGGTCAGATGTTGAATATTTTCTTGGGGTCAATTATTTCTCCCAGGCACAAAACCATAGGTGATGATAAACTCTGCTAGAACTAGTAAAGAAATTGACAAGAAATTTCTTATGCTGAGGCAAAGATGGTGGTTTTTTTTGAGAAGGTTGTGATCTAGACATCCCAAGTCTTTGATTCCAATTAATTTTGTTAACATTATTATGCTCTTCTCTTGCAACTGTAATTACGTAATAGTATCTCTGTTTCCTTGTAGTGGAGCATCTACCATGTTGATGAATGTAATCATCTCATGTGATGCTTAGAAGGCCAAGCCACTCTTAATAGGCCATGAAACCTTCATTATACAATGTTCATGGCCTGGAATGGATGCAAAATGTAAACCCAGCTTTGGACACGAAACCATCCAACTTTGGACAGGAAACCATCTTAACACAAATtattttggggtctacaatatTGATGAATGTAGTAGTTTAGGAAGAATTGAAACTGTGAATGATACTTCTCATAAATCATTCATGTAATTCTTAAAAGAGGGATGCAGAACATTCATTATTTAGTATAGCAGCctggaagaagaaaaacccaaaCCCACCTTTAACATTAATCATTTTCGGATTGTTTTGATCTCTAGCGCAGgatttgttttttcctctttatctttcttttttgagTTTCATTATGAGGTGAATTTGGTTATGAGTTTCTTATTGTGAAAATGGAAACTTCACCTTGACAATTTACTGATTTGTTCTTATCTATGTACCTTGGAGCTGATTCGTAGGCATTTGGTTAACCCAATTTCAGAAGCAACAATGTTCAAAGAAGGAAAGGGCTCTGCAATCAACCCACTGAGCCTTCAATTAAATCAATTACCCCTTCTTTGGAAGTGCATAGTTAGGAAAGATCTCTTGAATTAGAGATTTACTCTTGTTGAAATGGTGCTTGCTTTGAATGAATAATACAGAAGTCACATATAGTTAGTTTCGGGAATTTTGAAAGTACTACTATAGGCAAATCTCCAATGTCTTGGCTAATAATCTTGTTTCTCGTTTGTCTATTGCTTAACCCAGATTTGGAATTTGCTTGCTAACTGCTCTTTCATGCTCATAACAGTGCAGATGAAGCAATCTATGTAAAATTTCTTACTACTTCCTGCAACAAAGTTACAAAGGCAACGCTTGGATTATTGGGAATGTAATGAAGTTGACAAGACCACATATTGTTTCACACAAAAGGTAAGAAGGTCGAAAGTATTCAGAGGCAAATACTTTAATTGTTTACAACTCTCATGGTTGTGCTCCTTCCTTGCCTAATCACATGAAACCCACATACAACAAAAAGGGACAATTGATGTTGGATTGCCAAAAGAGCCAACAGAATAGACAGCATCAGACATGAAGGAAAAAGGGCCGCAGACCGCAGAAACCCATTATCACAGTGAAACAAAAGGGGAAACACAATATCATGTGTTTGAGTCTCTCCCGGTTTCCATCCATACACGGgatttcgaaaaaaaaaaatactgaagATTCTCTGTCACACTGCAGTTGTCCGTCATTCTCTGTCACGCTGAAAAAAGTGAGCTGCTGAGTCTGAAATCCATGTTAATGGAGGTTTGGTTGCCTCCTTTTTGTCTCTTTTCCATCCCCCTTTACCCTCTTGCTTCTTGTTCACCGTCTTGCAGCAAAACTCCTCAAAAGAAAGCCAATTCGCTCACAGTCAAACTAGCTATACATCCATGTCTGTATCTGTTCTACATTCTACTCCTAACTATGGGATATCATCAAATTATTTTGTTCTTCTAAGGAGGTGGTGTGGCTTGTCACTGCTGCCAATCGAGCTCAGCATCATCCCCACCAAGCCTTTTGATTGAAAGGGTGAAGTATATCAGCAATATTGTCCCCATGCTCGACCTGAAAATAAGTAACATTACACCCAAAAAATCAGAGTTATATCCCTTGAGTGGCTGACTTGTCATAAAAAGTACTTGTGAACAACATTATGATTCAATGTGGGGCAGATATGATAAAGAGCTACAGTTATGGAAGTTGGTTTTGAACTTACAAGGTGGCAAAGAAGAAAAGGATCCTCCTGGGATCAATGAGCCAGGAAGGAGAAGCCCGCCTGAAACTGTATCGCCTACTGATGCACCTGCTTTCAGTAATGGTGCTGATGTTGCCTGCCGTGATGGCTATGTGATGATGCACTTGTGACCCCACCGGGTGATGATCTGTGGTCCCTCCTGCTGCTGCTGCCACCACCACTGCGACTGGCTTTTCCAGCGTGCTGCCCCCAGCTAAAGCAGCTTCAGCTCCAAATTTTAACATCAATTTAACAACCCCATTAATCATAAGAGTTACGAATACCAAAAAACAACGCAATAAATCTCTTGTTGGGGTCTTCTATACTATCATTGACATACTTGGAATcagtaatttttatatcttataatgATCCAAATCAGTCATGACGCTAACTAGTAAACTAATCTATGATTGACAATCCAGCTAGAAACACTCGGGGCCTCACCCACCTCGATTTGAGGCCAGGGTACAGGTACAGGTTGGTGAggcaaatttttaaattttggctCACAGTAGGATATGGCCAACTCTTGATTTGTTTAATTCGCTCTGCTACCGTCTTTGCTTTTGCATCAGAGTCTCACATCACGATCAACGGACCTCAGGGGTTCAACCCGTTCCTGACCATGTGATTTGGAGACTTTTTGTTTTTCAGCCAGAGACGTCCTCCTGAATAATAATGtagatgaaatataaaaaaaagtcttGATTTGTTAAACGTACCTCTTGGTGACGAAGTGGCCAGAACTGCATCTGCGTCGATGGAAGCGACAGA is from Vitis riparia cultivar Riparia Gloire de Montpellier isolate 1030 chromosome 10, EGFV_Vit.rip_1.0, whole genome shotgun sequence and encodes:
- the LOC117923613 gene encoding uncharacterized protein LOC117923613 isoform X3 encodes the protein MKEKETQKILVSDQVNGFQYKTEKSDSFVVDMEGFPNGVNKDTTANSRITLQRSLSRKGSQRGGEKKPNSVASIDADAVLATSSPRAALAGGSTLEKPVAVVVAAAAGGTTDHHPVGSQVHHHIAITAGNISTITESRCISRRYSFRRASPSWLIDPRRILFFFATLSSMGTILLIYFTLSIKRLGGDDAELDWQQ
- the LOC117923613 gene encoding uncharacterized protein LOC117923613 isoform X2; the protein is MKMAENPKLNSGLSTSNSSSEDCGMKEKETQKILVSDQVNGFQYKTEKSDSFVVDMEGFPNGVNKDTTANSRITLQRSLSRKGSQRGGEKKPNSVASIDADAVLATSSPRAALAGGSTLEKPVAVVVAAAAGGTTDHHPVGSQVHHHIAITAGNISTITESRCISRRYSFRRASPSWLIDPRRILFFFATLSSMGTILLIYFTLSIKRLGGDDAELDWQQ
- the LOC117923613 gene encoding uncharacterized protein LOC117923613 isoform X1 — its product is MKMAENPKLVSAFFNSGLSTSNSSSEDCGMKEKETQKILVSDQVNGFQYKTEKSDSFVVDMEGFPNGVNKDTTANSRITLQRSLSRKGSQRGGEKKPNSVASIDADAVLATSSPRAALAGGSTLEKPVAVVVAAAAGGTTDHHPVGSQVHHHIAITAGNISTITESRCISRRYSFRRASPSWLIDPRRILFFFATLSSMGTILLIYFTLSIKRLGGDDAELDWQQ
- the LOC117923608 gene encoding pyruvate, phosphate dikinase regulatory protein 1, chloroplastic — its product is MNSQFSQHSISQIYFIIKKKMMASTAVSFSSHRPTPASTTNYPKPIPTNTISLPNSQANRAASDSDPPKFKGSPQLNRWSRARAIRSGRKLERQGQRSQVVEMNSRVQPKESVSSPPTSASGAPGNDDGEVRTGKSIYMVSDGTGWTVEHAVNAALGQFEHCLVDRGCPVNTHLFSGIDDVEPLVEIVKQAAKEGAMLVYTLADPSMAESARQACKLWGIPSTDVLGPITEAVASHLGVSPSGLPRGAPGRKFPLSDEYFKRIEAIEFTIKQDDGALPQNLHKAELVLAGVSRTGKTPLSIYLAQKGYKVANVPIVIGVELPNTLFEVEPEKVFGLTINPVVLHTIRKARAKSLGFCEEIRTNYSEMDHVRAELEFAGKIFAQNPAWPVIEVTGKAIEETAAVVLRLYHDRKHKCSMPRISKRY